The DNA window GGCGGACGGCGAGCTCGCGCGGGAGCTTTTCGAGGAGGGCCGCTGGACCGAGTGCGCGCGCGAAAGCCGGCGCGTCCTCCTGGCCGATCCGGGAAACGAAACAGCCGCGCTCCAGCTCGCCGTCGCCCGGCTGCGCCTCGGCGGAACCGACGGGCAATCGCTGGCCGCCTTGACGGCCGCCCGCGATCCGGAGATTCGCGCCGCCGCCGCGTACGAACTGGGCCGGCTGAACTGGGCCGCGGGCGATCCCGCGGCCGCCTTCACCGGGCTGCGGCAGGCCTTCCTGGAAACGCGCGCCCAGCCGCTGTCCCTGCGGAGCGGCTGCTCGCTGCACGAGCTGCTCCGGGCTTTTCCAAACCTTGGAAAAAACGACCCCGCCCTCGTCCAAACATTGGAAACCTGCCGGCCGCTCTGGAGCCGCGAGCTCCGGGCGGAATGCGCCGCGCCGGAAGCCGCCGCCCGCCGGGAGGCGTGGCTCTCGAAGCCCGGCCGCTGGATCGTCTCTTTCTACCGCTCGCAGATTTCGCCGGCCATCGCCGCCCGCTGCTCGCTGGAACCGAGCTGCTCGGCCTACTTCCTTGCCGCCAGCCGCGCGCACGGCCTGCTCGGGCTGCCCCTGATCGCCGACCGGCTGGTCCGCGAGCCGTCCGTCGTCGCCGCCGGCCGGAACCCGCTTCCGGAAGGCGGCGCGCCGCGTTTCGCCGACCCGGTCTCCAATCACGATTTCTGGTTCCATGCCGGGGGAGGTGAATGATGGTCTCGCGGACTTGGAACATCTTCGCGGTCCTGGCGTGGCTGGCGCCGTTCGGCGCCGCGGCGCAGGGCTCCCCGGGTCTGGCGTTGGAACTCGCCGCGGAGGGCGACCACGCCGGCGCGGCCCTGGAGTACCGCCGGCTCGCGGGCGACGCGCCGTCCGGCGAGGCCCGGGGCGGCTGGTACTGGGCCTCGGCCTACGCATACTGGAGCGCGGGCGAATACGAAC is part of the Kiritimatiellia bacterium genome and encodes:
- the yidD gene encoding membrane protein insertion efficiency factor YidD, whose translation is MRTRRIPGGRPGILLFFLAARLGAADGELARELFEEGRWTECARESRRVLLADPGNETAALQLAVARLRLGGTDGQSLAALTAARDPEIRAAAAYELGRLNWAAGDPAAAFTGLRQAFLETRAQPLSLRSGCSLHELLRAFPNLGKNDPALVQTLETCRPLWSRELRAECAAPEAAARREAWLSKPGRWIVSFYRSQISPAIAARCSLEPSCSAYFLAASRAHGLLGLPLIADRLVREPSVVAAGRNPLPEGGAPRFADPVSNHDFWFHAGGGE